A genomic segment from Terriglobales bacterium encodes:
- a CDS encoding MXAN_5187 C-terminal domain-containing protein: MTVDEELNLLDDNLRRLKIEYDVYFGGGSKRPPQDLEWRVQSLLKKYGDSKRLKYAQRFRYNAMAQRYAIFSDLWRQKLKVKEEGYRRPQDALLAIQGLRAEQQHAAERALEGRTAEENSRATFALEQADAEKVRPLFSALKQARQKANIADTASFESFQSFVQKKTEEIQKKFGCKSVEFEVEMQNGEVKLKARPKTA, from the coding sequence TTGACGGTCGACGAAGAACTGAATCTTCTCGACGACAACCTGCGCCGGTTGAAGATCGAGTACGACGTCTACTTTGGCGGCGGGTCGAAGCGTCCACCCCAGGATCTGGAGTGGCGCGTCCAAAGCCTCCTCAAGAAGTACGGTGACTCCAAGCGGCTCAAGTACGCCCAGCGTTTCCGCTATAACGCCATGGCCCAGCGGTATGCCATTTTCAGTGATCTGTGGCGGCAGAAGCTGAAGGTCAAGGAAGAAGGCTACCGCCGACCGCAGGACGCACTGCTGGCGATCCAGGGGTTGCGCGCGGAACAGCAGCATGCGGCCGAGCGTGCCCTCGAGGGCCGGACGGCCGAGGAAAACTCGCGTGCCACTTTTGCCCTGGAGCAGGCGGATGCCGAGAAGGTTCGTCCGCTGTTCAGCGCGCTCAAGCAGGCGCGTCAGAAAGCCAACATCGCCGACACGGCCAGCTTCGAATCCTTCCAAAGCTTCGTGCAGAAGAAGACTGAGGAGATCCAGAAAAAGTTCGGCTGCAAATCGGTGGAATTCGAAGTCGAGATGCAGAACGGCGAAGTCAAGCTCAAGGCCCGCCCGAAAACCGCCTGA